In Bacillus sp. KH172YL63, one genomic interval encodes:
- a CDS encoding SDR family oxidoreductase, with translation MGKGIYFITGFPGFLSFNVIEELLKQERASKIYLLHVPAMAAKAKEAVGRLMGRSETDIALVEGDITEQHLGLSEEVLRDIRNSVDYVWHLAAIYDLAVPEKKAYKVNVEGTRHVNDFCASLRGLKRYVYFSTAFIAGERKGVLREGELLKPNRFHNFYEQTKYEAEVLVENMKDTLPVTIIRPGIVKGNSATGETVKFDGPYFIMNMFMRLSFLPWIPFLGGGESVINIVPVEYVVRASVYLGHREGGEGKTYHLTDPEPITVKEVYEQILWHMLKKKPKGNIPLPLSHWALGFRPVRRYLRVEKEALDYFSMKSSFDCSQAQRDLQGTDIRCPSLSSQVEKMVAFYLEHSSNEELHVKID, from the coding sequence ATGGGTAAAGGGATCTATTTCATTACCGGGTTCCCGGGATTTTTAAGTTTTAATGTCATTGAAGAACTATTGAAGCAGGAAAGAGCTTCAAAAATTTATCTGCTCCATGTTCCGGCCATGGCAGCCAAAGCAAAAGAGGCGGTCGGGAGGCTTATGGGAAGATCAGAAACCGACATCGCCCTTGTGGAAGGGGACATTACAGAACAGCATCTGGGACTGTCTGAAGAAGTTCTCCGCGACATTCGGAATTCTGTGGATTATGTGTGGCATCTGGCGGCCATTTATGATTTAGCGGTCCCTGAGAAGAAAGCATATAAAGTGAATGTAGAAGGGACCCGTCATGTAAATGATTTCTGTGCCTCGCTCCGTGGGTTGAAGCGGTACGTCTACTTTTCCACTGCTTTTATAGCTGGGGAGAGGAAAGGCGTGTTGAGGGAGGGAGAGCTCCTGAAGCCAAATAGATTTCATAATTTCTATGAACAGACAAAGTATGAAGCGGAAGTACTTGTTGAAAATATGAAAGATACATTACCTGTCACCATCATACGTCCCGGCATTGTCAAAGGTAATTCAGCGACCGGTGAAACGGTGAAATTTGACGGTCCATATTTCATCATGAATATGTTCATGAGATTGTCCTTCCTTCCATGGATCCCGTTCCTTGGCGGAGGGGAATCAGTGATCAATATTGTGCCTGTGGAATATGTCGTGAGGGCGTCCGTCTATTTGGGCCACAGAGAGGGCGGTGAAGGAAAGACCTATCATCTTACCGACCCTGAACCTATCACAGTGAAGGAAGTGTATGAACAGATATTATGGCATATGTTGAAAAAGAAACCGAAAGGAAACATCCCCCTCCCCCTTTCTCATTGGGCATTGGGCTTCAGGCCGGTGCGCCGTTATCTGAGAGTGGAAAAAGAAGCGCTGGATTATTTCTCGATGAAAAGCTCATTTGATTGCAGTCAAGCCCAGCGGGATCTTCAAGGGACAGATATCCGCTGTCCATCCCTGTCAAGTCAGGTTGAAAAAATGGTGGCCTTCTATCTTGAGCATTCCTCAAATGAAGAATTACATGTGAAGATCGATTAA